Proteins from a genomic interval of Rosa chinensis cultivar Old Blush chromosome 2, RchiOBHm-V2, whole genome shotgun sequence:
- the LOC112186329 gene encoding probable L-type lectin-domain containing receptor kinase VII.2 — MSSRPTLFLCLNISTILVLEITLILSCLSNSVSSTTEFVFNTNFNSTSLLLNGNATIQSSILSLTDESTFSMGRALYAQKVQTKLANSSSPIPFSTSFIFSLAPVQDLQPGHGFAFVFLPSSDLTGASSAQHLGLFNFTNNGDPNNSILGIEFDVFKNQEFEDPNNNHVGVDINSLTSIRSEAAGHWTSSEDGGNFKELKLNNGVNYQVWIDFQGSTINVTMAHAGVKKPQKPLISEVVDLSRVLLDEMYVGFSGATGALVESHRILAWSFSNSNFSIGDALVTQNLPSFVVSEAYVFGSKEFIIGISVGSVLVIWCGVLGYVLFVKTKRRKRDGETEDIEVWESEYWPHRIDYQEIRKATEGFSEKNVIGTGGIGKVYKGVLAGEEVAIKRISHEGEDGLREFLAEVSSLGRLKHRNLVGLRGWCKKEKGSLILVYDYMKNGSLDKRLFDCTETMMLSWEERIKVLKDVACGILYLHEGWEAKILHRDIKASNVLLDKDMNARLGDFGLARMHHPGELRGTTTQVVGTVGYMAPELVRTGRASAEIDVFGFGILILEVVCGRRPIEAGQPGLVDWVCTLMERGEMIHGLDERLKSAGGFSIEEVESFLRLGLLCAYPEPRGRPTMRQVMKVLEGATDISIDRSEGQEGEGIEVNLLQKMITTSMWSTYPLKLGGRGHPTFEDIKQSLGSSSLFGSDIIRVGR; from the coding sequence ATGTCTTCTCGACCAACCCTCTTTCTCTGCCTCAATATTTCAACCATACTCGTGCTTGAAATAACATTAATCCTCAGCTGCTTATCAAACTCAGTTTCATCCACCACCGAGTTTGTCTTCAACACCAACTTCAACTCCACCAGCCTCCTTCTCAATGGAAACGCCACAATCCAATCCTCCATCCTCAGCCTCACAGATGAATCAACATTCTCTATGGGACGTGCTTTGTATGCTCAGAAAGTCCAGACAAAACTCGCCAACTCTTCATCTCCAATTCCCTTCTCAACCTCCTTCATTTTCTCCCTTGCACCTGTCCAAGACCTCCAGCCCGGCCATGGTTTTGCCTTTGTGTTCTTGCCCTCTTCTGATTTAACTGGTGCCAGCTCCGCTCAGCATTTGGGTTTATTCAACTTCACCAATAATGGTGACCCCAATAACAGTATTCTTGGTATTGAATTTGATGTGTTTAAGAACCAAGAATTTGAGGATCCTAATAATAACCATGTTGGTGTGGATATTAACTCGCTCACGTCTATTCGTTCAGAGGCTGCAGGGCATTGGACTAGTAGTGAGGATGGTGGGAATTTCAAGGAGCTGAAACTCAATAATGGGGTCAATTACCAAGTGTGGATTGATTTTCAGGGTTCAACTATTAATGTGACGATGGCTCATGCAGGTGTTAAAAAGCCTCAGAAGCCATTGATCAGTGAGGTAGTTGATCTTTCTAGGGTGCTTTTGGATGAAATGTATGTGGGGTTTAGTGGAGCAACCGGGGCATTGGTAGAGAGCCATAGGATATTGGCTTGGAGCTTTAGTAATTCGAATTTTTCAATCGGTGACGCTTTGGTCACTCAGAATTTGCCTTCATTTGTGGTTTCTGAGGCCTACGTGTTTGGATCAAAAGAGTTTATTATAGGAATTAGTGTTGGTAGTGTTTTGGTCATTTGGTGTGGGGTTTTGGGGTATGTGCTTTTTGTGAAGACCAAAAGGAGGAAAAGGGATGGGGAAACGGAGGACATTGAAGTTTGGGAATCGGAATATTGGCCACACCGGATTGATTATCAAGAGATTCGTAAGGCAACGGAGGGATTTTCGGAGAAAAATGTGATTGGAACCGGAGGGATTGGGAAGGTCTATAAGGGGGTGCTGGCAGGAGAAGAAGTTGCAATTAAAAGAATTTCACATGAAGGTGAAGATGGGTTGAGAGAGTTCTTGGCTGAGGTGTCAAGCTTAGGAAGACTGAAGCATAGAAATTTAGTGGGATTGAGGGGTTGGTGCAAGAAAGAGAAAGGCAGCCTGATTTTGGTTTACGATTACATGAAAAATGGGAGCTTGGATAAGAGGCTATTTGACTGCACTGAGACAATGATGTTGAGTTGGGAAGAGAGAATAAAGGTCCTGAAAGATGTGGCTTGCGGGATATTGTATCTGCATGAAGGTTGGGAAGCTAAGATTTTGCATAGAGACATTAAGGCAAGCAATGTGCTGCTTGATAAGGATATGAATGCAAGGTTGGGGGATTTCGGGTTGGCCAGAATGCACCATCCGGGTGAACTGAGGGGCACAACGACACAAGTGGTTGGGACGGTGGGCTACATGGCACCAGAATTGGTTCGAACAGGACGAGCCTCAGCTGAGATTGATGTGTTTGGTTTTGGGATATTGATCCTAGAAGTGGTGTGTGGACGAAGACCGATTGAAGCAGGACAGCCAGGGTTGGTCGATTGGGTTTGTACATTAATGGAAAGAGGGGAAATGATTCATGGTCTTGATGAGCGGTTGAAGAGTGCAGGTGGATTTAGCATTGAGGAGGTTGAGAGTTTTCTTCGTTTGGGTTTGTTGTGCGCATATCCTGAGCCTCGTGGTCGCCCAACAATGAGGcaagttatgaaagttctggaagGGGCAACTGATATAAGCATTGATCGGTCTGAAGGGCAAGAAGGGGAAGGAATTGAAGTAAATTTACTGCAAAAAATGATAACAACCTCAATGTGGTCTACTTACCCACTGAAGCTGGGAGGAAGGGGACACCCTACATTTGAAGATATCAAGCAATCTTTAGGTTCTTCATCATTGTTTGGATCAGACATAATTCGAGTTGGTAGATGA